Proteins from a genomic interval of Alteromonas macleodii ATCC 27126:
- the hemL gene encoding glutamate-1-semialdehyde 2,1-aminomutase, which translates to MQKSEALFTRAQKTIPGGVNSPVRAFKAVGGTPRFITKADGAYMWDADGKQYIDYIQSWGPMVLGHNNAQIREAVIEASYNGLSFGAPTEAEVIMAELVSELVPSMEMVRMVNSGTEATMSAIRLARGYTSRNKIVKFEGCYHGHADSLLVKAGSGALTLGVPSSPGVPANVAEHTLTVEYNNLDSVKEIFEAHGDDIACIIVEPVAGNMNCIPPVEGFLEGLRAICDQYGSVLIFDEVMTGFRVSRGGAQERYNIKPDLTCLGKVIGGGMPVGCFGGRRDIITHIAPTGPIYQAGTLSGNPVAMAAGLAALTQIKQPGLYDSIFENTQTLVDGFQALADKHNISLTTNIAGSMFGIFFTDVEKVTNYKQAINCNTEQFNKFYHGMLEQGVYLAPASYEAGFVSKAHDAAVIEQTLAAADKVFSTL; encoded by the coding sequence ATGCAAAAATCTGAAGCCCTATTTACCCGCGCCCAAAAAACCATTCCTGGTGGCGTAAATTCACCCGTTCGCGCTTTTAAAGCGGTAGGCGGTACACCTCGCTTCATCACGAAAGCTGATGGCGCGTACATGTGGGATGCGGATGGTAAGCAATATATTGACTATATTCAGTCTTGGGGCCCTATGGTTCTAGGTCACAATAACGCCCAAATTCGCGAAGCGGTTATTGAAGCGTCGTATAACGGACTGTCTTTCGGTGCACCTACCGAAGCTGAAGTGATCATGGCTGAGTTGGTTAGCGAACTGGTTCCATCTATGGAAATGGTACGCATGGTGAACTCTGGTACAGAGGCCACCATGTCAGCTATTCGCCTGGCTCGCGGCTACACGAGCAGAAACAAAATTGTTAAGTTTGAAGGCTGCTATCACGGGCACGCCGACTCACTGCTAGTGAAAGCGGGCTCAGGGGCGCTAACCCTTGGTGTACCAAGTTCACCAGGTGTTCCAGCAAATGTTGCTGAGCATACGCTTACCGTTGAATACAACAACCTAGACAGCGTAAAAGAAATCTTCGAAGCCCATGGCGATGATATTGCGTGCATTATCGTTGAACCTGTCGCAGGTAACATGAACTGTATCCCTCCTGTGGAAGGCTTCCTTGAAGGACTTCGCGCTATTTGCGACCAATATGGCAGCGTATTGATTTTTGATGAAGTAATGACAGGCTTCCGCGTATCTCGCGGCGGGGCGCAAGAGCGTTATAACATCAAACCAGACCTGACTTGCTTGGGTAAAGTCATTGGCGGCGGCATGCCAGTGGGCTGTTTTGGTGGCCGTCGTGACATTATTACTCACATAGCACCGACAGGGCCAATTTACCAGGCGGGTACGCTTTCTGGTAACCCAGTAGCTATGGCTGCGGGTCTTGCTGCGTTAACACAGATAAAACAGCCTGGACTTTACGATTCAATTTTCGAAAATACGCAAACGCTAGTAGATGGTTTCCAAGCCCTTGCTGACAAACACAATATTAGTCTAACTACTAATATTGCCGGCAGTATGTTTGGGATATTCTTTACTGACGTAGAGAAAGTCACGAACTACAAGCAAGCAATTAACTGTAATACCGAGCAATTCAACAAGTTCTATCACGGTATGCTAGAGCAAGGCGTTTACTTAGCACCTGCATCTTATGAAGCGGGCTTTGTTTCTAAAGCGCATGACGCTGCAGTCATTGAGCAAACCCTTGCTGCAGCAGATAAAGTGTTCTCAACGCTTTAA
- a CDS encoding aspartate carbamoyltransferase: MSDFTGNHILSVNQFDREAIEKVFSVANSMQPYAKRQKRTTVLDGAILGNLFFEPSTRTRVSFGTAFNLLGGEVRETTGMSSSALAKGESLYDTARVLSGYSDIIAMRHPAAGSVAEFAEGSRVPVINGGDGANEHPTQALLDLFTIKRELEYNGHGIDGLHIAMIGDLRYGRTVHSLSRLLCLFKNIRFTLISPKELAMPQPIIDAIENAGHQLTITDTLEGNMDADICYQTRIQEERFPSQEEANKYRGKFRLNQSIYTKHFQSKTVIMHPLPRDSRMEANELDNDLNLNPNLAIFRQTDNGVLVRMALFALTLGVENLLTKYERDVVWYSNKSK; the protein is encoded by the coding sequence ATGTCTGACTTTACCGGTAACCACATTCTTTCGGTTAATCAATTCGATCGCGAGGCCATTGAGAAAGTGTTCTCAGTTGCCAATTCCATGCAACCCTATGCCAAACGACAAAAGCGCACAACCGTGCTAGATGGCGCCATTCTCGGTAACCTTTTCTTTGAGCCAAGTACTCGTACGCGAGTTAGCTTTGGTACCGCATTCAACCTTTTAGGTGGTGAAGTTAGAGAAACCACCGGCATGTCGAGCTCTGCGCTGGCAAAAGGTGAGTCATTGTACGACACAGCCCGTGTGCTGAGCGGCTATTCCGACATTATTGCAATGCGACATCCTGCGGCGGGTTCAGTGGCAGAATTTGCCGAAGGTAGTCGTGTACCTGTTATCAACGGTGGTGATGGTGCAAACGAACACCCAACCCAAGCACTGTTGGACTTGTTCACGATTAAACGTGAACTGGAATACAATGGCCACGGCATTGACGGCTTACACATCGCCATGATTGGTGATTTGCGTTACGGCCGAACAGTGCACTCTTTATCTCGCTTGTTATGTTTGTTTAAAAACATTCGCTTTACGCTCATTTCGCCAAAAGAGCTGGCCATGCCTCAGCCCATCATAGACGCCATCGAAAATGCGGGGCACCAGCTTACGATTACCGATACCCTTGAAGGGAATATGGATGCGGACATATGCTATCAAACACGCATTCAGGAAGAGCGCTTTCCTTCTCAGGAAGAAGCCAACAAATACCGAGGTAAGTTCCGCCTTAATCAGTCGATTTACACGAAACACTTTCAGTCGAAGACCGTTATCATGCATCCACTTCCACGAGATTCACGTATGGAAGCCAACGAATTAGATAACGATCTAAACCTCAATCCAAACCTCGCCATTTTTAGACAAACCGACAATGGTGTACTTGTCAGAATGGCATTGTTTGCGCTTACTCTGGGTGTAGAAAACCTTCTCACTAAGTACGAGCGTGACGTTGTTTGGTACAGCAATAAGAGTAAGTAA